GAGAGCATGACTGACGGTGCAAGTCTCACTacccattttatttttgaaaatgttaaacATTTCTATATGCGATATGACTTTAtaacttattgtttttttaatcactacccttttttttattcactaatttaattatatttactaatatacctaaaataccattaatgaaataaattacataaCCAATCTCTCagctcttaaaataactacactaaccaTTATATCTACATACACTACTTTTTATCACggcggtaccacatgggggtttccccctcaaaatttagaatttatcttatattttcaaatttttcatcgatttaaaaaaaaaaattataagttctTAACATTTGACacttttatatctttatatttcacacattttttaaattttgaccggTCATCGCTCCCACATAGCTACCATAAATAGAGTCAAAATAGTTGAGCCATAATTTGACTTTAATTACAGCAGGGTCATATACGAGTAGTTATAAAAGCTCAACTTTCCCAAAAAAAATTGGAGTCAAAATACTTGAGCCGGCCATTCCATTACATATTTTGGAATAATATTGGAACAAGAATGTCGCCGGCGCCGGAGATCGGGGTGGCTGTGTTTATACTAAATGACAATAAAATACTGTTTGGGCGTCGCCTGTCTTCATCCATTGGCGCCAATACATATGCCCTGCCCGGAGGTCACCTTGAGTTTGGTCAGTAAACCCCctttattctattttatatcATCATACCTTTTTAGCTTAAAAACAAACTTATgtagttttttaaatattatgttttggTCTATCTTTTTTGTAATTTAGCTGTCAGTAAGGATAGATATAAATGCTGCgtattttgttagttttttaacTTGTTGGAGATTTTGAATATTTGGTGTGATTGTAAATTTGAATAAATCCCATCCTTGAATATTCGGGGCGGTTGGGGGTTTCTACTAAAATAGTTACTGTAGCGGTTTTGATAATCAtgaatttagtgctaaaaggtTAAAAAGTTTCATCAAGAATCTACAGTACGTTGAAGCTAAAACAATGATGACCATGTCTATAAATCTTGAAACCAACAAGGTATTAGACTTGGATTTACATAATTCGAAAGGTTAATTATTTTACGAGCTGTGGATTAATTACTCAGGAGAAAGTTTTGAGGAATGTGCAGCAAGAGAAGTGAAGGAAGAAACTGGACTAGACATCAAGAATGTAGAAGTGTTAACGACAACCAATAATGTCCTTTCTGATTCAGTGCATCTGGTTGCTATTTACGTGCGGGCACAATTATCAGACCCAAACCAGATACCACAAAATGTTGAACCTGATAAGTGTGAGGGCTGGGATTGGTATGACTTGAA
The sequence above is drawn from the Erigeron canadensis isolate Cc75 chromosome 4, C_canadensis_v1, whole genome shotgun sequence genome and encodes:
- the LOC122596737 gene encoding nudix hydrolase 1 isoform X2, translated to MSPAPEIGVAVFILNDNKILFGRRLSSSIGANTYALPGGHLEFAREVKEETGLDIKNVEVLTTTNNVLSDSVHLVAIYVRAQLSDPNQIPQNVEPDKCEGWDWYDLKNTPEPMFEPLKAMLQDGFNPFPTDS
- the LOC122596737 gene encoding nudix hydrolase 1 isoform X1 gives rise to the protein MSPAPEIGVAVFILNDNKILFGRRLSSSIGANTYALPGGHLEFGESFEECAAREVKEETGLDIKNVEVLTTTNNVLSDSVHLVAIYVRAQLSDPNQIPQNVEPDKCEGWDWYDLKNTPEPMFEPLKAMLQDGFNPFPTDS